TGCATCGGCGTCTTCGCTTCCCGTCGTCGGATCGACGGTTCCGAAGTACACGTGCTTGGCAGCGAAGAAGCGCCGCGCCCCCGTCCCTGACGCCACTGCGGCGCCCGCAGGTCTGCCGGGCGGTCGCGGATCCCAGCCGCTCGCCGGTGCTGCGGACTCCCAAACCGCGTCGGCGATGGTGACATCGGCAGCGGCATCGAGCCGAGCATCCGCGCGGTACTTCGGGTCGAGCTCCTTGTCGTCGAAGCCAGCGATGGACTGGCACGCGAACAGGGTGCCAATGCCCACCGCCAAGATGCCGCCGACCCGCCTCACCATACTCCCTTCACTACGATACTCGCACCCTGCGCGCCAACGCGCGCGCTGACGACGGGGTCCTTGGGCGGCGGTGAAGAGGTGAAAAACAGGTACCCGCCAGCTACCAGGCCCACGGCCCCGACGCCGAACGCGACGTTGGATACCGTGGCGGCGGCATCCGCCTCGTCGGCCAGCTCCAAGCCCTGGGGGTCGCACAGCGAGCCCTTGCAGTGCGAGTTGCTCTCGTCGTTCTTGCTGATGGCGCGCAGGCCGAAGTACGCGCCGACGCCGACGCCGACCACCCCGACGCCGCCCGCGACGAAGGACCACATTCGGCGCGCCTGGCGCGATTCCTCGGCATCGCGGGCTGCGGCGTCCGGCTCCTTTCCGAGCGGCTCGGGAGGACGCTCCGCTTTGGGTTCGGCGGGCAAGGCCTCCAACTTGTCGAGGCTCAGCGTCTTTGCCTCCCCTTCGTCGAGCGTGATTTCGAGGCTGCGCTCGCGATGCCCTGGAGCGCTCTGCACTATCACCACGGTGCCTGGGTCTACCGGTACCGCAGTGCCCCAAGTGGCAGGCCCGATCTCGCTGCCGCCACGGCGCACGCTGAGCCCAGCTACTCGCGCATCCTCGGGCACCTCGATGGTCAATTGTGACAGGCGTGGTTCGAGTTGGCGCATCTCCCGTCGAGCCAAGCGCTCGCGGTCTTTGCGCTTGGCCTCGCGCGCGCGTTGCAGCGACATTTGGAATTCGGTCCAAGCGCTCGCGGTCTTCCCCTCGCGCGCGTGGCAAACCGCCAGATTGAGCAGGGTTCCATCCTGCGGATCGAGGCGCTGGCTTTCCTCGAACTTGCGACAAGCGTCGGGGTGATGGCGCTTCGCCATCAGCTGTTTGGCCTCACGAAATAGGGCTTCCGCGGTTGCGCGGTCTTCGGTGCTGACCTGAGCGCGCGCCACTGTAGCGTGCAGCAGCGCTGCCAAGGCCAGGCTTGCCGGCCCTTCAAAACCTTTCATCCAAGGCCTTGTCACGCGTGGTTCTGAGCTTGGGCCGCTTTGGCGGCGGAGTGGAGCTGGAAGCGGGCGCTGCTGCGTCTGGGGTCTGCGTCTCGCGCTGCGCGGTTGGCACGGCGATGGGGGCGGGCGGGATCGGTGCTGCCGGGCGCGATGTCGGCACCTCGGCCGTCCGTGCGGGCCTGTCCGCGCTTGCAGCCAAGACAGGGTCTCCACGGCCGCGCATCATCGACAGGCCGACCAGCAGCACTCCGAACAACACGACACCCGCGCCTACGCCAATGGCGACGGTGCGCCCGCTACTCGTTGCTCGCCGGCGCGTGGTTCCCCACGCGGAGTCCGTGGGACGCGACGCCAGCATGGCGCGGGGCCAAGGGCGGCTGGCCTCGAAGGGGTCGGCGGCGCTGATGCTGCGAATGCGGTCGACATGAGCAATGCTCCCGGCACTGCAGAAAGGACGGAGTAGTTCTGCCAGTTGCGCCACGCTTTGAGGTCGTGACCCGGGCGACTTCGCCAGGCACATGAGCACGACTGCCGCTAGCTCACTGGGAAGGTCAGGCCGGCGCAGGCACGGATGAATCGGGTCGTCGCTCACGATCATTGCCGACAGTGCGGGCAGTGTGTCCGCCATGAAGGGAGGCGCGCCTGTCAGAATCTCGTACATCACCACGCCGAGCGCCCAGATGTCCGCTCGGTTGTCGACCGCCTTGCTGCTGCGCACCTGCTCCGGCGACATGTGAGTGGGGGTCCCGAACACGTCCGTGGTTCCGGTGAGACCGGGGTTGAAGCTGCTTTCCTGACTCATCCATTCCGTCTTGGAGATGCCAAAGTCCAGGATCTTCACGAACCCGGACTGCCCGGGTCGCTGCACGAGCATGATGTTCTCGGGTTTGAGGTCACGGTGCACGATGCCCAAGCCGTGGCATTCCGCCAAGGCAGTGCAGGCTTGCAGCACGTAGTCGACGGCTTCGGCGACCGGCATCGGGCCTCGTGTTGCCACCACACGATCCAACGTGGCACCGGCCAGGTACTCCATGACCATGAACGGAGTGCCGTCGTCTCGGCGACCCACATCGAACACGCGCACCACGTGGTCGCTGTTGATCGCCGAGGCCGCCCGCGCCTCGCGCAGGAATCGTTCGACGGCCAGCGGCGAGCGCGCGGCGTGGGGGGGCATCAGTTTGATCGCGACGCGCCGTCCCAGCTCGCGTTGCACGGCTGTGACCACCGCGCCCATGCCTCCTGCTCCCACCAGCGCTTCGACCTGGTACTTGCCCGCCAGCACATCGCCGGGGCTTGGCACCCAGGGCAGGTCGCTATCGGGCATCGCAGCAAAATTATCGATGACCGACCAGCTCTGCACAAGTCGCAGACGAAGCAGGCCCGATTATCGCGGGCCGAAGCCCGGATCTAGCGGACTTCGTAGGTCAGGAATGCTTCTCCGCCCGCGGCGTCCCCGCTCAGATCGAGGTCGACGACCAGCCGGCCCTTCTCCGGGGCACACGCCGTGACATCGCCCGAGCTGCCCTCCTTGCACCAGTAGAAGGAGACATCCAGCGCGACGGGCCCGACCGCGCCGTCTTCGACGTCCACTGGGATCCGGATCGGTAGCGCTTTCGGGTCGAGCTTTTGCTTCACTTTCGTTACCCGAATGTCTTTGCCCGCGCCCGTGACGGACACGGGCGCCCCCTTCGTGAGCTTGCCGCCCTTGGGCGCCTTCAGGTCTACCAGGAGCAATCCTCGTCCGGGGCCGAGCTGCCCGTGAGCCTTCACCCGGTGTTCGGAAGCTCGGGTCGCCTTGCCAGCCTCCGCGGCAGGTTCGGCCTGACGGGACGCTCCAGGCCTGGCTAGCAGGTAGCCACTGAACGCCACCGCGGCGACGGCGGGAATGATCAAGGATTTCATATGGGGTAGGTACGCCAATCGTGTCGTCGGAGTTTCCCTCCGGCAACCCATAAGAGGCCTCGACCGCTCAGATGGATTCGCCACTCGGTGGATTCGCGGGATTTTTGAGGTATCCCGAGACCCGTGAATCCCAGGCCATCCTGGTCTAGCGTCGCGGTCATGAATACCTCGGTCAAGTCCGAGAGCGAATTCCTGGCGCTGACGACCTCGGCGCTGGAGCGAGACTTCCAGGACCATGTTCGCCACACGCTGGGCAAGGACCCGCGGGTCGCAACTCAACTCGATCACTTCGTCGCCGCGGCCCGTACCGTCCGCGACCGGCTGGCCGATCGCTGGACACGCACGGTCGACCGAGTGATCAGCGAGCAACCCAAGCGGGTGTACTACCTGTCGATGGAGTTTCTGCTGGGGCGGCTCCTAGAGGACGCCCTGGTCAACCTCGGCGCTTGGGACGAGATGAAGGAGGCGCTCCTTCGGGTCGGCGTGGACCCCGCCGACGTATTCAACCAGGAACACGACGCCGGGCTGGGCAATGGCGGCCTCGGTAGGCTGGCGGCGTGCTTTCTGGATTCGATGGCGACCCTGGGTATTCCGGGTATGGGCTACGGCATTCGCTATCAGTTCGGGATCTTCCGACAAGACATCGTGCGCGGACAGCAGGTGGAGCGTCCTGACAACTGGCTCCGCTACGGCAACCCCTGGGAGTTCGAGCGGCCAGAGCGGCGCTATGCCGTTCACTTCGGTGGGCGCGTCATTCAGTACACGTCGCCCAACGGTCGCATGGTCGCCGAGTGGGTGGACACGGATCAGGTTCTGGCCGTGGCCTACGACACTCCGATCCCCGGCTACCAGAACGACGTGGTCAACACCTTGCGACTGTGGTCCGCGAAAGCGACCCAGGCGTTCGAACTCGAGTACTTCAACCGTGGAGACTACATCCGAGCGGTAGAGCAAAAGGCGCAGACCGAGAGTATCTCGCGCGTTCTCTACCCAAACGATTCGCAGCTGGCCGGCAAAGAGCTGCGCCTGAAGCAGGAGTACTTCCTGGTATCCGCCACACTGCAAGACGCGCTTTCCCGCCATCTTTCCCGTCACGCCGACGCTACCAGTCTGCCAAAGAGCGCCATCTTTCAACTGAACGATACCCACCCGGCGTTGGCTGTCGCCGAGTTGATGCGCCTGTTGGTCGATCGCCATCAGCTCGATTGGGATCTGGCTTGGACGATCACTTCACGTTGCATGGCCTACACCAACCATACGATCTTGCCCGAGGCCCTGGAGCGTTGGCCCGTGTGGATGCTGGAGCGGCTGCTGCCTCGGCATTTGCAGATCATCTACGAGATCAACGACCGGTTTCTGCGTGAAGTCCGGGCCCGCTTTCCGGGGGATCAGGGGCGCGTCCAGCGCATGAGCTTGATTCAAGAAGGCCCGGAACGGCAGGTGCGCATGGCACACCTGGCCATCGTCGGCGCGCACCGCGTGAACGGCGTTTCCGGGCTGCACTCGCGGCTGTTGCGGGAGCAACTCTTTCGCGACTTCCACGAGTTCTACCCCGCCAAGTTCACCAACCAAACCAACGGCGTCACCCCGCGGCGCTGGTTGATGAAGTGCAATCCGGGGCTCTCCGCCCTGATCACGGACCGCATCGGTCCGGCCTGGAAGTCGCAGCTTTCCGCCTTGGAAGGGCTAGAGGCGCATGCCGACGATCCGGAGTTCCAGGCGGCTTGGCGAGCCGTGAAAGAGGAGAACAAGTTGCGCTTCGCGCGCTTCATGCGGCGTCAGCACGGTGTGGAGCTCGACCCCGCGCACCTAGTCGACTCCCAGGTGAAGCGCATCCACGAGTACAAACGTCAGTTGCTGAACGTGATTCACGTGGTGGCGCGCTACCTCAGCTTGCGCGAGGACCCATCCCAGGACGTCGTGCCGCGTACCTTCGTCTTCGCTGGCAAGGCTGCGCCGGGCTACGCGGTGGCCAAGGAGTTGGTGCGCTTGATCAACGCGGTGGCCGCCAAGGTGAACGCGGACGCCCGGGTGCGCGGCAAGCTCGCTGTGTTGTTCGTGCCCAACTATGGAGTCACCCAAGCCGAGCTGATCATCCCCGCCAGTGACGTGTCAGAGCAGATCTCCACCGCTGGAATGGAAGCTTCCGGAACTGGCAACATGAAGTTCGCGCTGAACGGCGCGCTCACCATCGGCACCCTGGATGGCGCGAACATCGAGATGCGGCAGTGTGTCGGTCAAGAGAACATCTTCATCTTTGGCTTGACCACAGAGGAGATTCTGGCCGCTTCGCGCGACGGCTACGACCCGCGCCCCATCATCCAGGCGGACGCGGAGTTGCGCACTGCCCTCGACGCCATCGAAAGCGGAATGTTCAACCCCGACGAGCCGGCGCGCTTCAAGTCCCTGGTGGACGCGCTGGTGGCAGGCGGGGACCGCTACTTCGTGGTCGCCGACTATCGCAGCTACGCGCTGACGCAGCGCACCTTGGAGCAAGTGTATCGCCAGCCCGCAGAGTGGACACGCCGGTCCATTCTCAACGTCGCTCGCATGGGCTGGTTCTCGAGTGATCGAACCATCGCGGGCTACGCGCGAGAAATCTGGGACGCGGGGGTTGCTGCCCCATGACGGAGCCGGGGCCGGAGCAAGTCCTGTTCGAAGGGCATCCCGCGGTACTGCCGAGTCTGGGCGCGCTGATCCTGTCCGTCGTGACCTTGGGACTCGCGCTGATTCCGCTCTTCATCCGCTCGCGTTCTCGTTTCGTTCGCATCACCACGCAGCGAATCGTCGTGGAGCAGGGGTTGTTCTCCAAGCGCATGGAACAGGTCGACCTCTATCGCATCGTCGACTACGTCGTGGAGCGACCCTTTGGGCAGCGCGTGCTCGGCACGGGCAATCTCGTGCTCGAGGCCATGGACTCCTCCACTCCGGGGCTGCGCTTGGATGCGCTGCCCACGGATGTCATGCGGCTGTACGAGGCGCTACGGGCTGCCACGGAGCAGGAGAAGCGCATTCGCGGCGTGCGGGTGGTCGACTACGAATGAGTGCGCCGGCTCGCTAGCGACGGAGGCTGCACACGATCGGCTTATGGTCGAAATAGGCCACGTCGGACACCGCAGGTCGTCCCGGGTCCACGCCCGCGGCCCAGCAGCTTCCCTCGAAGGCGTCGCTGATGACGTGGTCGATGTTGAAGTTGCCGGCGTAGGTGGGCACGGCGTCGGTGCCGACGTCGGTCACGAAATGAAACGACTTTCCCGGCCCCGCGTGCTCCAGCACCTTTTGCGCGCTGGGATCGAAGGTGTCTGCCCGCCCCGGATCCGTGTTGAAGTCGCCTAGGATCAGGTTCTTTTCACCGTTCGCCGCAGGCTGCCCGTCCATGTCTTCGAAGACCAGGGCGAACTGCTTGGTGCGGCACGCCGTGTCTTCCAGGGTGAGGCCGGAAGAACCGTGCACGTTGACCAGGGTCCACCGCTCGCCGTTGGGGCGGAGCAACGCCGCGCGCCCGATGCGGGAGCCGCTGCCACAACCGGGGACTTCTGCGCCGTCCAAGAAGTCCATGCACAAATCGGCATCGCAGCCGTCAAGGATCGCGAAGGACTTCTTCACGCCCACACACTTGTCGTCCTTACCGCTATGGCAGGCGACCTGATAGCCCGCGCCCAAGATGACCTGAGCGACGGTTTCGTCGCCGGGTTGCCAGGTCTCGCACACGAAGCCCGCCCTGGCGTCTGCCGGTACGGTGGTGCAGTCCCCACTGAAGAAGATCTCCTGGAACCCGATGACGTCCGGCGCGACTTCCGCCAAGAACGCGCGCGTGTCTTCCACCACCGCGCGCCAAGCAAGCCCGTCGCCGTAGTATTGGTCACTCGCGCTGGCCTCGGCGGGGCCGTAGCCGTCATCGGGATTCTGGGCCCCAATCGACTTGGTGGTCCCGGTGTTGAAGGTGACCGCGGTGAAGGTGGGGCGAGGGGGCTCCGCCTCTTCCGAGCACCCCAACGTCACGCACGCAAGCGGGACGAGGGCGAGGACCCAAGTCCTCATGGCCTAGATGGAATCCCTGCGCTTGAGAACAATCAGGATTGCGATGAGGGTTGCGAACATCATGGCCGAGAGCACGGCGGGTGGCAGCCAAACCAATTCGTAGTGCTCGAAGCCCCAGGCGCCGTTGAAGTCCATGCTGGCGATTTGCGCCTCTGCACACTTGAACTTCCCCTGGAATACGAAGTTGTCCGTGCTGGTCGTGGTCGGCTTGCCCAGGTCCATGATCCAGGCCGAGTCTTCCGCGATCGCCAAGCGCTCCTGCGCGACCACACCCTGGAAGCCCCAACGCGCGGGGATCAGGTACATCGGGTACTCGAGCCACGGATTGGTGGTCATGGGCACCATGATTCCGCCCAGCACGACCTGTGGGATCAGCGCGATCGGCGTCAGTGCCATGGCCGCTTCGCTACTGGTGACCAGGGTGCTGACGATCAGCCCGACGGCCACGCTGTTCATCGCAGTGATGATCATGGTGGCCAACTCGATGCCAAAGGCCTGCGGTCCCCCGTTGAAGCCGAGGGCGAAAAACACGATCCCGAGCAGCACCGTGCACTGAATGACGCAGAAGAAGGAAAGCAGAAAGAACTTCGAAAACACGTAGTTGAACAGCTTCAGATTCACCATGCGCTCGCGCAGATAGATGGCGCGTTCGCTGACGATCTCCCGAGCGGCATTGCTGGTGCCGAACCACACCGCCGCCACCACCAAGAAGAACGCTGCGCCGGAGTGATCCGTCGTAGTCTGCATCTTGGTCAGCATGTCGTTGGTTCCCGAGAGCCCGCCGCTGCGCTTGGCGAGTTCCTGGAGGGCTCCCAGACACCAATAGGGAATGGCGTCCTTCTGACCGCCAAAGACCAGTGCCAACAGCACGCCGATGATGGGCGCCTGCGCGAGCATGATCACGGTGCCCGACACGTCACGGACCTTGATCTTGAAATAGCGGCTGAGCAAGAGCCCGAACTGTCCACTGGATTTGGGGCGCGTGCGCGGCACCCCCTGCTGGTTGGAGCCGGCGCCGACGGCTCGCGGTCCCGAGTACATCCGTTGGTAGACGGGATTCTGTGG
This DNA window, taken from Polyangiaceae bacterium, encodes the following:
- a CDS encoding serine/threonine-protein kinase is translated as MPDSDLPWVPSPGDVLAGKYQVEALVGAGGMGAVVTAVQRELGRRVAIKLMPPHAARSPLAVERFLREARAASAINSDHVVRVFDVGRRDDGTPFMVMEYLAGATLDRVVATRGPMPVAEAVDYVLQACTALAECHGLGIVHRDLKPENIMLVQRPGQSGFVKILDFGISKTEWMSQESSFNPGLTGTTDVFGTPTHMSPEQVRSSKAVDNRADIWALGVVMYEILTGAPPFMADTLPALSAMIVSDDPIHPCLRRPDLPSELAAVVLMCLAKSPGSRPQSVAQLAELLRPFCSAGSIAHVDRIRSISAADPFEASRPWPRAMLASRPTDSAWGTTRRRATSSGRTVAIGVGAGVVLFGVLLVGLSMMRGRGDPVLAASADRPARTAEVPTSRPAAPIPPAPIAVPTAQRETQTPDAAAPASSSTPPPKRPKLRTTRDKALDERF
- a CDS encoding PH domain-containing protein, with protein sequence MTEPGPEQVLFEGHPAVLPSLGALILSVVTLGLALIPLFIRSRSRFVRITTQRIVVEQGLFSKRMEQVDLYRIVDYVVERPFGQRVLGTGNLVLEAMDSSTPGLRLDALPTDVMRLYEALRAATEQEKRIRGVRVVDYE
- a CDS encoding glycogen/starch/alpha-glucan phosphorylase produces the protein MNTSVKSESEFLALTTSALERDFQDHVRHTLGKDPRVATQLDHFVAAARTVRDRLADRWTRTVDRVISEQPKRVYYLSMEFLLGRLLEDALVNLGAWDEMKEALLRVGVDPADVFNQEHDAGLGNGGLGRLAACFLDSMATLGIPGMGYGIRYQFGIFRQDIVRGQQVERPDNWLRYGNPWEFERPERRYAVHFGGRVIQYTSPNGRMVAEWVDTDQVLAVAYDTPIPGYQNDVVNTLRLWSAKATQAFELEYFNRGDYIRAVEQKAQTESISRVLYPNDSQLAGKELRLKQEYFLVSATLQDALSRHLSRHADATSLPKSAIFQLNDTHPALAVAELMRLLVDRHQLDWDLAWTITSRCMAYTNHTILPEALERWPVWMLERLLPRHLQIIYEINDRFLREVRARFPGDQGRVQRMSLIQEGPERQVRMAHLAIVGAHRVNGVSGLHSRLLREQLFRDFHEFYPAKFTNQTNGVTPRRWLMKCNPGLSALITDRIGPAWKSQLSALEGLEAHADDPEFQAAWRAVKEENKLRFARFMRRQHGVELDPAHLVDSQVKRIHEYKRQLLNVIHVVARYLSLREDPSQDVVPRTFVFAGKAAPGYAVAKELVRLINAVAAKVNADARVRGKLAVLFVPNYGVTQAELIIPASDVSEQISTAGMEASGTGNMKFALNGALTIGTLDGANIEMRQCVGQENIFIFGLTTEEILAASRDGYDPRPIIQADAELRTALDAIESGMFNPDEPARFKSLVDALVAGGDRYFVVADYRSYALTQRTLEQVYRQPAEWTRRSILNVARMGWFSSDRTIAGYAREIWDAGVAAP